From the genome of Hymenobacter cellulosilyticus, one region includes:
- a CDS encoding zinc dependent phospholipase C family protein has product MKKQVLTLALVLLCPILSSGWGFLAHRTINQIAVYTLPKSMQGFYYRHLGEIVRLSTAPDERREDDPKEAPKHYIDMDHYGDDPFGSMPKLWEKAAAKYSADTLRKYGTVPWIVLETKEALTEAFRQRDSVAIVRLSAELGHYVADAHVPLHTTENYDGQMTNQHGMHSLWESKIPERHLAEWKLDSEKAEYLKDPLRAVWTAVQQSYGFLGDTFDKEEKVTRAFTNETKYTFSHKYGKTRRAYSDAFADAYYKEVGGQVAYRLKQAPTLVASLWLTAWQDAGKPDLDQLLGKKPSKEEKEKLALELKAWDKNELMTQDLLLATHKEKAVERPDQINSAQDMAPPPVETPAPAAPAATPAAEPEKVKMKTKSDEGSSKRKEKKKKDDKKENDGWN; this is encoded by the coding sequence ATGAAAAAGCAAGTACTAACGCTGGCCCTCGTGCTATTATGCCCGATTTTGTCGTCGGGCTGGGGTTTTTTGGCCCACCGCACCATCAATCAGATTGCGGTGTACACCTTGCCTAAATCCATGCAAGGGTTCTATTACCGCCACCTGGGTGAAATTGTGCGCCTGTCCACCGCTCCTGACGAGCGGCGCGAAGACGACCCCAAGGAAGCGCCCAAGCACTACATCGACATGGACCATTACGGCGACGACCCGTTTGGCTCCATGCCCAAGCTTTGGGAAAAAGCCGCGGCCAAATATTCGGCCGATACCCTGCGCAAGTATGGCACCGTGCCGTGGATTGTGCTCGAAACAAAGGAAGCCCTGACTGAGGCCTTCCGGCAGCGCGACTCGGTGGCCATCGTGCGCCTCTCGGCCGAGCTGGGCCACTACGTGGCCGATGCCCACGTGCCGCTGCACACCACTGAGAACTACGACGGGCAAATGACCAACCAGCACGGCATGCACAGCTTGTGGGAGTCGAAGATACCGGAGCGCCACCTGGCAGAGTGGAAGCTGGACAGCGAGAAAGCCGAGTACCTGAAAGACCCGCTGCGGGCCGTCTGGACGGCCGTACAGCAGTCGTACGGCTTCCTGGGCGACACCTTCGACAAGGAAGAAAAAGTAACCCGCGCCTTTACCAACGAAACCAAGTACACCTTCTCCCATAAGTACGGCAAAACCCGCCGGGCCTACTCCGATGCCTTTGCCGACGCCTACTACAAGGAAGTGGGCGGGCAAGTAGCCTACCGCCTCAAGCAGGCCCCTACCCTGGTAGCCTCCCTGTGGCTGACGGCCTGGCAGGACGCGGGCAAGCCCGACCTGGATCAGCTTCTGGGCAAGAAGCCGAGCAAAGAGGAAAAGGAAAAGTTGGCCCTTGAGCTTAAAGCCTGGGACAAGAACGAGCTGATGACCCAGGACCTGCTGCTGGCAACTCACAAGGAAAAAGCGGTGGAACGGCCCGACCAGATCAACTCGGCCCAGGACATGGCCCCGCCACCAGTTGAAACGCCGGCCCCGGCTGCCCCGGCCGCTACTCCCGCTGCGGAGCCCGAAAAGGTGAAAATGAAGACCAAGTCGGACGAGGGCAGCAGTAAGCGCAAGGAGAAGAAAAAGAAAGACGACAAAAAGGAAAACGACGGCTGGAACTAA
- a CDS encoding acyl-CoA-binding protein gives MATHEEFEAAAARAQQLPSKPNNMVLLQLYALYKQASEGDVSGDRPGGFDFKGIAKYDAWASLSGKSKDAARQEYVELVNSLFQGA, from the coding sequence ATGGCCACTCACGAAGAATTCGAAGCCGCCGCCGCCCGCGCCCAGCAACTGCCCTCCAAGCCCAACAACATGGTGCTGCTTCAACTGTATGCTCTCTACAAGCAAGCCTCCGAAGGCGACGTATCCGGCGACCGGCCCGGCGGCTTCGACTTCAAAGGCATTGCCAAATACGACGCCTGGGCCAGCCTTAGCGGCAAAAGCAAAGACGCTGCCCGCCAGGAATACGTGGAGCTGGTGAATTCCCTGTTCCAGGGCGCGTAG
- a CDS encoding CDGSH iron-sulfur domain-containing protein, translating to MATKLTVLSNGSLRVEGDFELVDAQGQPYGLAGRERISICRCGLSKNKPFCDGSHKGHFEHNAEAFDLPAPKVI from the coding sequence ATGGCTACCAAACTAACTGTACTCAGCAACGGCTCCCTGCGCGTGGAGGGTGATTTCGAACTCGTGGATGCTCAGGGTCAGCCCTACGGCCTGGCTGGCCGGGAGCGTATCAGCATCTGCCGCTGTGGCCTCTCGAAAAACAAGCCCTTCTGCGACGGTTCGCACAAAGGCCACTTCGAGCACAACGCCGAAGCCTTCGACCTACCCGCGCCCAAGGTGATTTAA
- a CDS encoding M13 family metallopeptidase encodes MNEIVFPAGILQPPFYDPKADDAVNYGAIGAVIGHEITHGFDDQGRQYDSEGNLRDWWTKEDADNFTKRADVVGQQFDAFTPFDSVHVNGKLTMGENLADLGGLNIAYTALQKAMAGKPKTKIDGFTPEQRFFLSYAQVWRTNARPEAVRQQILTDPHSPAQYRTNGPLQNMPQFYEAFGCKEDAKMVRAQAQRAKIW; translated from the coding sequence ATGAACGAAATCGTGTTCCCGGCCGGCATTCTGCAGCCCCCGTTCTACGATCCTAAAGCTGACGATGCGGTTAACTACGGAGCCATCGGCGCCGTTATCGGCCACGAAATCACCCACGGCTTCGACGACCAGGGCCGGCAGTACGACTCCGAAGGCAACCTGCGCGACTGGTGGACCAAGGAAGACGCCGACAACTTCACCAAGCGCGCCGACGTGGTGGGCCAGCAGTTCGACGCCTTCACGCCTTTCGACTCGGTACACGTGAACGGCAAACTCACGATGGGCGAAAACCTGGCCGACCTCGGGGGACTCAACATTGCCTACACCGCCCTGCAAAAGGCCATGGCTGGCAAGCCCAAAACCAAGATTGACGGCTTCACGCCCGAGCAGCGCTTCTTCCTGTCGTATGCCCAGGTGTGGCGCACCAACGCCCGCCCCGAGGCCGTGCGCCAGCAGATACTGACCGACCCGCACTCCCCGGCCCAGTACCGCACCAACGGCCCTTTGCAGAACATGCCCCAGTTCTACGAGGCCTTCGGCTGCAAGGAAGACGCCAAGATGGTGCGCGCCCAAGCCCAGCGCGCCAAAATCTGGTAG
- a CDS encoding DUF547 domain-containing protein, translating into MGVSTVLCLLTARGWPSRRGSKVAAGVACPWTDLLRRHVTPEGYVDYEGFLEEEDQLDAYLQIIRKTPPAATWSAADKEAYWINVYNAATIYTVLQYFPVTSINEIKVKELKGYKSVWEAGSVNVGGKVYSLNTIEKEILRPEFKDPRVHFALVSAAMSYPPLLNEAYDGARLNQQLDAQGRLFLSRTALNQLAADAVHLSSLFDWYAAEFGEGTKLIAFLNRYSAIKIEPTATIEFLPFDWSLNNRPRGTDTQALRQR; encoded by the coding sequence TTGGGTGTTTCTACTGTGCTTTGCCTGCTTACTGCCCGTGGCTGGCCTTCACGCAGAGGATCCAAAGTCGCCGCAGGTGTTGCATGCCCCTGGACGGACCTGCTGCGCCGGCACGTTACCCCGGAAGGCTACGTAGACTACGAAGGCTTCTTAGAGGAAGAGGACCAGCTCGACGCTTATCTGCAAATCATCCGCAAAACACCGCCTGCCGCTACCTGGTCGGCCGCCGACAAGGAAGCCTACTGGATTAACGTGTACAATGCCGCCACGATTTATACCGTGCTGCAGTACTTCCCGGTGACCAGCATCAATGAAATCAAGGTTAAGGAGCTTAAGGGCTACAAGTCGGTCTGGGAAGCGGGTTCGGTCAACGTGGGCGGCAAAGTGTACTCGCTCAACACCATTGAAAAGGAAATCCTGCGGCCTGAATTCAAAGACCCCCGGGTGCATTTCGCCCTGGTATCGGCGGCCATGTCGTACCCGCCCCTGCTCAACGAAGCTTACGACGGAGCCCGGCTCAACCAGCAGCTCGACGCCCAAGGCCGCCTGTTTTTGAGCCGCACGGCTCTCAACCAACTAGCCGCCGATGCCGTGCATTTGTCCAGCCTGTTCGACTGGTACGCCGCCGAGTTTGGCGAAGGCACCAAGCTGATTGCCTTCCTGAACCGCTATTCGGCCATTAAAATCGAACCCACGGCTACCATCGAGTTCCTGCCTTTCGACTGGTCACTCAACAACCGCCCCCGCGGCACTGATACCCAGGCCCTGCGCCAGCGGTAG
- a CDS encoding YybH family protein: protein MGLSTSLPLRRLLGAAALVLVSQLSFGQILKQKHLELIKARSETWNRAFNSRDTTAFYGLFNSGITVSTGSGSRSSEAAARQWFRSRFRQRPDVSWMNRTMNVELSDQGQLAYETGEWAEAWTDTQDKTKNRIIGKYWLMWKFENNAWTILSATYTPLSCAGRSCLD, encoded by the coding sequence ATGGGCCTTTCTACTTCTTTGCCGCTGCGCCGCCTGTTGGGCGCAGCCGCCCTCGTTCTGGTCAGCCAGCTCAGCTTTGGCCAGATTCTCAAGCAGAAGCACCTGGAGCTGATCAAGGCCCGGAGCGAAACCTGGAACCGCGCCTTCAACAGCCGCGACACTACCGCCTTCTACGGCCTATTCAACTCAGGCATCACGGTGAGCACAGGCAGCGGCAGCCGCAGCAGTGAGGCTGCGGCCCGGCAGTGGTTCCGCTCACGCTTCCGCCAGCGCCCCGACGTAAGCTGGATGAACCGCACCATGAACGTGGAGCTCAGCGACCAGGGCCAGTTGGCTTACGAAACCGGCGAGTGGGCCGAAGCCTGGACCGACACCCAGGACAAAACCAAAAACCGCATCATTGGTAAGTATTGGCTGATGTGGAAGTTCGAAAACAACGCCTGGACCATTCTGTCGGCTACCTACACGCCCCTCTCCTGCGCCGGCCGCTCCTGCCTCGACTAA
- a CDS encoding manganese catalase family protein, whose product MQELLGGKFGEMSTLMNYTFQSFNFRGRKRLRPFYDVIASIAGEEYGHIEVVSYAINLLLTGQTKRGHDPVPAPLAPAADARISYHFSASAQAALPIDSQGNFWNGQNVFSSGNLKLDLLHNFFLECGARANKIRAYEMVSDPCAREMVGYLLVRGGLHVVAYARALEHLTGVEVTKLVPVPELSNKAFPETRKYEENGLHRKLYTFSQNDYQKAGLIFNGPHPEDGKPLEVVFGAPEGYPVPDLAEEPQLNSPGADNIDMQMFIDMAKKMGIKY is encoded by the coding sequence ATTCAGGAGCTGCTCGGGGGCAAATTCGGCGAGATGTCGACGCTGATGAACTACACGTTCCAGTCGTTCAACTTCCGGGGACGCAAGCGCCTACGGCCCTTCTATGACGTTATTGCTAGCATTGCGGGCGAGGAATACGGGCATATTGAGGTGGTATCCTACGCTATAAATTTGCTGCTCACGGGCCAGACCAAGCGCGGCCACGACCCGGTACCGGCTCCGCTGGCCCCTGCCGCCGACGCCCGGATTTCCTACCACTTCTCGGCCAGCGCCCAGGCAGCCTTACCCATCGACTCGCAGGGCAATTTCTGGAACGGGCAAAACGTGTTCAGCAGCGGCAACCTCAAGCTGGACTTGCTGCACAACTTCTTTCTAGAGTGCGGTGCCCGCGCCAACAAGATTCGGGCTTACGAAATGGTGAGTGACCCCTGCGCCCGCGAAATGGTGGGCTATCTGCTTGTGCGCGGTGGCCTGCACGTGGTGGCCTATGCCCGGGCTCTGGAGCATCTCACCGGCGTGGAAGTAACCAAATTAGTACCCGTGCCGGAGCTGAGCAACAAGGCTTTCCCGGAAACCCGGAAGTACGAGGAAAACGGGTTGCACCGCAAGCTCTACACCTTTAGCCAGAATGATTACCAGAAGGCGGGCCTGATCTTCAACGGACCTCACCCCGAAGACGGCAAGCCCCTGGAAGTGGTATTTGGCGCGCCCGAAGGCTACCCCGTTCCGGATTTGGCCGAAGAGCCCCAGCTCAATTCCCCCGGGGCCGACAATATTGACATGCAGATGTTTATCGACATGGCCAAGAAAATGGGCATCAAGTATTAA
- a CDS encoding DUF6565 domain-containing protein — protein MKRFLLSLSFLTASLGATMLEATAQQKSTPAKKPSASTPTAIERDLDVFSDWVNDKLDRAEVGVRRELPRIKEDFERQSKRLDKAVDSLSSQSKREYNTQKKRYQNWESKQDSLDATARQPEAASSAQRRLLNENVTISRARANELPELYLHLLESTREQRLAWTQADWSAASAVLERLNARYEQVREQLPLEERVRIRSLQAEFRTLEKARDVKDIMKE, from the coding sequence ATGAAACGATTCCTGCTTTCCTTGAGCTTCCTAACGGCCAGTCTCGGCGCTACCATGCTGGAGGCTACGGCCCAGCAAAAATCTACTCCGGCCAAGAAGCCTTCCGCCTCCACGCCCACGGCCATCGAGCGGGATCTGGACGTATTCAGCGACTGGGTAAACGATAAGCTGGACCGCGCCGAAGTGGGCGTGCGCCGCGAGCTGCCCCGCATCAAGGAAGACTTCGAACGGCAGAGCAAGCGCCTCGACAAGGCCGTTGATAGCCTCTCCAGCCAGTCGAAGCGCGAGTACAACACCCAGAAAAAGCGCTACCAGAACTGGGAATCCAAGCAGGACAGCCTTGATGCCACGGCCCGGCAGCCCGAAGCAGCCAGCTCGGCCCAGCGCCGCCTGCTCAACGAGAACGTGACCATCAGTCGGGCCCGGGCCAACGAATTGCCCGAGCTGTACCTGCACCTGCTGGAAAGCACCCGGGAGCAGCGCCTGGCTTGGACCCAGGCCGACTGGAGCGCCGCCAGTGCCGTGCTCGAACGCCTGAATGCCCGCTACGAGCAGGTGCGCGAGCAGCTGCCCCTGGAGGAGCGGGTCCGCATCCGGTCTTTGCAGGCCGAGTTTCGCACCCTGGAAAAAGCCCGGGACGTGAAAGACATCATGAAAGAGTAG
- a CDS encoding peptidylprolyl isomerase, which produces MLSIFWLARRPALHLRYSILLTAGLALGSCNQTPPPAETAAPAAPTRPPVPGPDLISLSDSNAVALLTEYGKAYPASEVIVHTRLGDLRVKLYDDTPIHKANFLLLARKGVFDETVFNRVVNGFAIQGGQSDHRTIRIAPTTCLPKCGRVTSTSAGPWAWPATTMIKTPTSCPQTRTFTLYRAKS; this is translated from the coding sequence ATGCTTTCTATCTTTTGGCTTGCCCGCCGGCCTGCTCTGCATCTGCGGTATAGTATTTTGCTGACGGCCGGCCTGGCTCTGGGCAGCTGCAACCAGACCCCGCCCCCGGCCGAAACCGCCGCGCCAGCTGCTCCCACGCGCCCACCCGTACCGGGCCCCGACCTGATCAGCCTGAGCGACAGCAATGCGGTAGCCCTGCTCACGGAGTATGGCAAAGCGTATCCGGCGTCGGAAGTCATTGTGCACACCCGCCTCGGCGACTTACGCGTGAAGCTCTACGACGACACACCGATTCACAAAGCCAACTTCCTGCTGCTGGCGCGCAAAGGAGTATTTGATGAGACAGTGTTCAACCGCGTAGTCAATGGGTTTGCCATTCAGGGAGGGCAGTCCGACCACCGTACCATTCGGATAGCCCCTACCACTTGCCTCCCGAAGTGCGGCCGGGTCACTTCCACAAGCGCGGGGCCCTGGGCATGGCCCGCTACGACGATGATAAAAACCCCGACAAGCTGTCCTCAAACACGGACTTTTACTTTGTACAGGGCGAAAAGCTGA
- a CDS encoding RtcB family protein, with the protein MQTVYFTDRSVVEQNALQSLLAFEENQNIGPIAVFPDIHYCSERSIPVGVAFQTTDVFYPLVIGKDMGCGVAYLRIPRQDVLRPFDKAKHYRALEREVHRMTEEGLGGGNHFLSLEASAEYLYIIVHTGSRNLGIYMYQQNCRLLQEHSPGNDWLPIEVATPDYRREYERVLRYAASRRREFVSKTYDFLQRNQYVGAGTPVFADSCHNLLEFSNGRVIHRKGSTQLVAESEVVIPLSMSRGSLIVKPNRWSPTLEQTLWSCAHGAGRQYSRTDTLKFWHSLKKADKDAYRQRFAELLNRQGDFDSSILQEFDFAYKDSAALLATQPHLILCDETQPIVTVKFTGV; encoded by the coding sequence GTGCAAACAGTCTACTTTACGGATCGTAGCGTCGTGGAGCAGAACGCGCTACAGTCCCTTCTCGCCTTCGAGGAAAACCAAAACATCGGGCCGATTGCCGTATTCCCCGATATTCACTACTGCTCCGAACGTTCCATCCCAGTCGGGGTGGCCTTTCAAACCACCGACGTTTTTTATCCGCTCGTAATCGGGAAGGATATGGGCTGCGGCGTGGCCTATTTGCGCATTCCCCGGCAGGATGTGTTGCGCCCTTTCGATAAAGCTAAGCACTACCGCGCTCTGGAACGGGAAGTGCACCGCATGACGGAAGAAGGCCTGGGCGGCGGCAACCACTTTCTGTCGTTGGAGGCCTCGGCCGAGTACCTCTACATCATCGTGCACACCGGCAGCCGCAACCTGGGCATTTACATGTACCAGCAAAATTGCCGCCTGTTGCAAGAGCACAGCCCAGGCAACGACTGGTTGCCCATCGAAGTGGCCACGCCCGACTACCGCCGGGAGTATGAGCGGGTGCTACGCTACGCGGCCAGCCGCCGGCGGGAGTTTGTGTCCAAAACCTACGACTTTTTGCAGCGCAATCAGTACGTGGGAGCCGGCACGCCCGTTTTTGCCGACAGCTGCCACAATCTGCTGGAGTTCAGCAATGGGCGCGTGATTCACCGCAAGGGCAGCACCCAGCTAGTGGCGGAAAGTGAAGTCGTCATTCCGCTTTCCATGAGCCGGGGCTCTTTGATTGTCAAGCCCAACCGGTGGAGCCCCACGCTGGAGCAGACGCTCTGGAGCTGCGCGCACGGAGCTGGTCGGCAGTACAGCCGCACCGATACGCTTAAGTTCTGGCATTCGCTCAAGAAAGCGGACAAGGATGCCTACCGCCAACGCTTTGCGGAGCTGCTCAACCGGCAGGGCGACTTTGACAGCAGCATTTTGCAGGAGTTCGACTTTGCCTACAAGGATTCCGCTGCCCTGCTGGCTACCCAGCCGCACCTGATCTTGTGCGACGAGACCCAGCCTATCGTGACGGTGAAATTCACCGGCGTATAG
- a CDS encoding CinA family protein, translating to MKPAEISALVKRFIQYKLTLAFAESCTAGMLPSGLVEAQGASSVLLGSIVTYHPEAKQKLLGVSKQTLEMYTAESQQVTNEMVMGLHKKIGADVCVAVTGLCAAGGSETEEKPAGTLFFTFLYQNRAEEHREVFQGDCLSVRQQAVDFVYRKLNELLDRFPPDQEKMTA from the coding sequence ATGAAACCAGCCGAAATATCTGCTCTCGTAAAACGCTTTATCCAATACAAGCTAACCTTGGCCTTTGCTGAGAGTTGCACGGCTGGTATGCTGCCCTCGGGCCTGGTAGAGGCTCAGGGCGCCAGCAGTGTGCTGCTGGGCTCCATTGTGACCTACCACCCCGAGGCCAAGCAAAAGCTGCTGGGCGTGAGCAAGCAGACCCTGGAAATGTACACGGCCGAGTCGCAGCAGGTAACCAACGAGATGGTGATGGGGCTGCACAAGAAAATCGGGGCCGACGTGTGCGTGGCCGTAACGGGCCTGTGCGCCGCCGGGGGCTCCGAAACCGAGGAAAAGCCGGCCGGCACGCTGTTTTTCACCTTTCTCTACCAGAACCGGGCCGAGGAGCACCGCGAAGTATTCCAGGGCGACTGCCTGAGCGTGCGCCAGCAGGCCGTCGACTTTGTATACCGCAAGCTCAACGAGCTGCTGGACCGCTTCCCACCTGATCAGGAAAAGATGACGGCCTAA
- a CDS encoding metal-dependent hydrolase family protein translates to MLLSTRSTFTALVFCLLPLAPAWAQKTYLHCGRLLDMRASKAQAQTEMTIVVEKGRVLAVERGYTTGSGIDKVIDLKNKTVLPGLIDCHVHLEGETSKDGFLKELTENPADVAFGSLDHARKTLLAGFTTVRDLGGSGVNVALRNAVNRGQVVGPRVFTVGKAISGTGGHMDPTNGYRQDLMGVPGPADGVANGPEQCRQAVREQYKRGADLIKIASTGGVLSVAKDGSSAQMTEEEIKAVVETARDLGLKVACHAHGAEGMKRAIRAGVVSIEHGTLMDDETMKLMKKFGTWYVPTITAGKSVADSAKIPNYYPPLVTPKALAIGPKLQTTFGKAYKAGVKIAFGTDASVYRHGVNALEFQYMVEAGMPAYEALRAATFSAAELLGQTENLGTLEAGKLADVVAVDGDPTQDIKVMQQVRFVMKQGVVYRQE, encoded by the coding sequence ATGCTGCTTTCTACCCGCTCTACGTTTACCGCTCTCGTCTTTTGCCTCCTGCCACTGGCCCCGGCCTGGGCCCAGAAAACCTACCTGCACTGCGGCCGCCTGCTCGATATGCGCGCCAGCAAAGCCCAGGCCCAGACCGAAATGACCATCGTAGTGGAAAAGGGGCGGGTACTGGCCGTAGAGCGCGGCTACACCACTGGCAGCGGCATCGACAAAGTCATCGACCTGAAAAACAAGACGGTGCTGCCCGGCCTCATCGACTGCCACGTGCATCTGGAAGGCGAGACCAGCAAGGACGGTTTTCTGAAGGAGCTAACCGAAAACCCGGCCGATGTGGCCTTCGGCTCCCTCGACCACGCCCGCAAAACCCTGCTGGCCGGCTTTACCACCGTGCGCGACCTGGGCGGCTCGGGCGTGAATGTGGCTTTGCGCAACGCCGTAAACCGCGGCCAAGTAGTAGGGCCGCGGGTGTTTACCGTCGGTAAAGCCATATCGGGCACCGGTGGCCACATGGACCCCACCAACGGTTACCGGCAGGATTTGATGGGCGTGCCCGGCCCGGCCGACGGTGTGGCCAACGGCCCCGAACAGTGTCGGCAGGCCGTGCGCGAACAGTACAAGCGCGGCGCCGATTTAATCAAAATTGCCTCTACCGGCGGGGTGCTCAGCGTGGCCAAGGACGGCAGCAGCGCCCAGATGACCGAGGAGGAAATCAAGGCCGTAGTCGAAACTGCGCGCGACCTGGGGCTGAAAGTGGCCTGCCACGCCCACGGGGCCGAAGGCATGAAGCGCGCCATCCGGGCCGGGGTGGTCAGCATCGAGCACGGCACTTTGATGGACGACGAGACCATGAAGCTGATGAAGAAGTTCGGGACCTGGTACGTGCCTACCATCACGGCTGGTAAGTCGGTGGCCGACTCGGCCAAGATTCCGAACTACTACCCGCCTCTGGTGACGCCCAAGGCCCTGGCTATTGGCCCCAAGCTGCAAACGACTTTTGGCAAGGCTTATAAGGCCGGGGTAAAAATTGCGTTTGGCACCGACGCCTCCGTGTACCGCCACGGCGTAAATGCCCTGGAGTTTCAGTACATGGTAGAAGCCGGTATGCCCGCTTACGAGGCCCTGCGCGCAGCCACCTTTTCGGCGGCCGAATTGCTGGGGCAGACCGAAAACCTGGGCACCCTGGAAGCCGGCAAGCTGGCCGACGTAGTGGCGGTAGATGGCGACCCGACCCAGGACATCAAAGTGATGCAGCAAGTGCGTTTCGTGATGAAGCAGGGCGTGGTGTACCGGCAGGAGTAA
- a CDS encoding deoxynucleoside kinase, translating into MHIAIVGNIGAGKTTLANKLAHHFNWEVFLEDVDHNPYLKDFYDDMPRWAFHLQVYFLNSRFRQTQHIKKLQSASKGVIQDRTIYEDAHIFAANLHESGLMSERDYQNYLALFESMISMVDAPDLLLYLKADLPKLIQQIDKRNRDYENNIKIEYLKNLNEHYEKWISNYKYGKLLIVDVNNLDYVNNPEDLGVIIEKINSTLFGLF; encoded by the coding sequence ATGCATATTGCAATCGTCGGCAACATTGGCGCCGGCAAGACCACGCTGGCTAATAAACTGGCGCATCACTTCAACTGGGAAGTATTCCTGGAGGATGTCGACCATAATCCCTACCTGAAGGACTTCTACGACGATATGCCGCGCTGGGCGTTTCACCTGCAGGTGTACTTTCTGAACAGCCGCTTCCGCCAGACCCAGCACATCAAAAAGCTGCAGAGTGCCAGCAAAGGCGTTATCCAGGACCGCACCATCTACGAGGATGCCCACATCTTTGCGGCCAACCTGCACGAGTCGGGCCTGATGAGCGAGCGGGACTACCAGAACTACCTGGCCCTGTTCGAGTCCATGATCAGCATGGTGGATGCGCCCGACTTGCTGCTTTATCTCAAAGCCGATTTGCCCAAGCTCATTCAGCAGATCGACAAGCGCAACCGCGACTACGAGAACAACATCAAGATTGAGTACCTCAAAAACCTCAACGAGCACTACGAGAAGTGGATCAGCAACTACAAGTATGGCAAGCTGCTGATTGTGGACGTCAACAACCTTGACTACGTGAATAACCCCGAGGACCTGGGCGTTATCATCGAGAAGATTAACAGCACCCTGTTTGGCCTGTTCTAG
- a CDS encoding peptidylprolyl isomerase: MGMARYDDDKNPDKLSSNTDFYFVQGEKLTPYQSQAMAGRKLTPEQLKTYATVGGVPSLDGKYTVFGEVVEGLDVIDKIAAEPVDPYKWPKKDVDIKIEIVK, encoded by the coding sequence CTGGGCATGGCCCGCTACGACGATGATAAAAACCCCGACAAGCTGTCCTCAAACACGGACTTTTACTTTGTACAGGGCGAAAAGCTGACGCCTTACCAGTCCCAGGCCATGGCTGGGCGCAAGCTCACGCCCGAGCAGCTAAAAACCTATGCCACTGTAGGCGGCGTGCCTTCCCTGGATGGTAAATACACCGTATTTGGCGAAGTAGTGGAAGGCCTGGACGTCATCGACAAAATTGCGGCCGAGCCCGTGGACCCCTACAAATGGCCCAAGAAGGACGTTGACATCAAGATTGAAATCGTGAAATAA
- a CDS encoding GNAT family N-acetyltransferase, with translation MSASIPSAITIQPATLADIPTIIQLAEATWEPTYRFIISKDQIEYMYRVIYTPTSLQRQMSEDGHTFLLLYAEGHPAGYASFSRLPAGDEVFKLHKIYILPSHQGQGLGQNLIQAVEDAVRQINGKTLELNVNRHNPAISFYERLGFQRHREEDIAIGPYWMNDYVMRKELA, from the coding sequence ATGTCCGCTTCCATTCCATCAGCTATTACCATTCAGCCCGCCACGCTGGCCGATATTCCGACGATTATTCAGCTGGCCGAGGCTACCTGGGAGCCGACCTACCGCTTCATTATCTCGAAGGACCAGATTGAGTATATGTACCGCGTGATTTACACGCCAACCTCCCTGCAGCGGCAGATGAGCGAAGACGGGCATACCTTTCTGCTACTCTACGCCGAGGGCCACCCGGCTGGCTACGCCTCCTTCTCCCGCCTGCCCGCCGGCGACGAGGTCTTCAAGCTGCACAAGATTTATATTCTGCCCTCCCACCAGGGGCAGGGCCTGGGCCAGAACCTGATTCAGGCCGTGGAAGATGCCGTGCGTCAGATCAATGGTAAAACCCTGGAGCTGAACGTAAACCGCCACAACCCGGCTATTTCCTTCTACGAGCGGCTGGGCTTCCAGCGCCACCGTGAGGAAGACATTGCCATTGGGCCTTATTGGATGAACGACTACGTAATGCGCAAAGAACTGGCGTAA